A region of the Mycobacterium sp. NBC_00419 genome:
AAAGCGCAACTACGCCAATGACACACGACTCTCCTTCGAAGTATCCCAACCCTGATCGACGTCAGAGACCACGGTCACACCTGATCGTCGACGCCTCCGTCGACCCCGCAACGCGCGCGGCCATCGGCGCGCGGCTCGGATCGTTCGACGAGCCGTCGACGGGGGAGACGCTGGTGATCGATCGCGACACGTTCGACTCGTCCCGGCTGCTCGCTGAGCTCGGGGTGGGGGCCTGGTCGGAACTCGTGCTGCGGTCGTTGGCACGAGAAACAAACCTGTTGCTGCCCAGTACGCGGTTTCTGGTGATCGGGACCGGTCCGCTGAGTGAGCGGCTCGTCAGCGCGTTGTCCCGGATCGGCGGTTACGTCGAACTGACCTCGGACGATCCGGTCGCCCTCGTGCTCGCTGCACGGCGGTCCCCGATACGCGCCCGACTGTACGACGGTGCGCCCGCGGTGCCCGCTGACGTGGATGTGGCCATCGTCGCAGGAGTTGACCACCCGCCACTGACGCCGGAGCTGCTCCAGGCCGCTGATCACCCGCTTGTCGTCGTCGACGCGACACTGCCGAACGCCGGCCTGTGGTCTGAGCAGCCGACGGTGGCGACGGTGCGAAACCTGCGCCAACTCTCCGGCCCCCGGCCCGTCTTCGTGGTTCCGGCGCCGACGGCCGACCAACTCGACACCGCCACCGCCGAGAGTCGGGCGGACTTCGCGGTGCTGCTGGCAAGCCTCGGTGCCCCCGCCGCCGAGGCCACGCTGGCGACCAGGCTGCTGCGATGACCGCCGGCACGATCACCGATCCCGGGTTGTGGCGCAGCGGTCAGGACAAGATCGACTGGGCCAAACAGTTCATGCCGGTCACCGCGGCCCTCGGTACGCAGTTCCGCACGGCAGGCATCGTCGACGGCGTCCGGATCGGGCTGAGCCTGGTGCTCGAACCGAAGACCGCCAACCTGGCTCTCGTACTGGCAGAGGCCGGGGCGGACGTGACGGTGTTCTGCGAGGGCGCGAGCACCCGGGACGATGTCGCGGCCGCACTGTTCCGCTCGGGTATCGCCGTCTTTGCCCGCAGTGATGCCGACCACGCCACCGATCATGCGCTGGCGCTGGGATTCCTGGATCGCCGGCACCGCATCCTCGTCGACGACGGCGCGCACCTCATCGAATTGGCACATGCCGAACGCGGGCAGGTCCTCCAGGACGTGCTGGCCGCCTCCGAAGAGACCACGAGCGGCCTGTGGGCCGTTCGTGCGATGGAAGAAGCTCAGACGCTTCGGATTCCGGTGATCGCGGCCAACGACGCGAAGTGCAAGACATTGTTCGACAACGGTTATGGCACCGGACAGTCGTGCGTGTTGACCATCCAGGACCTGCTCGACGAACCCCTCGCCGGCAAGTCGGTGGTGGTGGCGGGATACGGGCACGTGGGCAGGGGCGTCGCCCGGGCGGCCAGCGCGCTGGGTGGCGTCGTCACCGTCACCGAGGTCGACCCGGTCGCAGCCCTGGAGGCTCTGTATGCGGGCTTCGGCGTCGCGCCGCTGGTCGACGCGGTGGCGGGCGCCGACCTCGTCATCTCGGCGACCGGTATCGCTCGGACGGTAGCGCTCGAGCATCTCCTCGTGCTCCGGCGGGGTGCGGCGGTTGCGGTCGCAGGTGGTGTGCAGGACGAGATCGCCGTCGCCGACGCGCTCGGTTCCGGTGCCACCCGCAGGGCGCTCGGCGAACGAATCGACGCCCTCGTGTTGCCGAACGGCAACGAGGTAGTGATCCTCGACGACGGATCGTGCATCAATTGCACTGCGGGGGAGGGTAATCCGATCGAGATCATGGATCTGTCGTTCGGGATCCAACTCTCGGCCGTCGAGTACATCGCCCGGCACGGCGCCGAACTCGGCCCCGGCCTGCACGCCCTGCCCGCCTCAGCCGATCACCGAGTGGCCGAGCTCAAACTGGCCAGTCGCGGGGTCCGCATCGACAACGACGGGTCGCGGCGATGACACCACTGCTCGAGCTGAACCGCGTCAGCGTGACCTACGCCGCGGGAAGCCAACCCGCGGTCACCGACATCGACCTTCGCGTGGACGAAGGTGAGCTGGTTCTTCTGGCGGGCCCGTCCGGTTGCGGCAAGAGCACCGTGATGCGGGTGATTAACGGACTGGTGCCGCATGCCTATCGCGCCGCCGTCAGCGGCTCGGTGACCCTGGCGGGCCGGGACGCGAAACAACTTAAGATAAAAGACATCTCGGAATCGGTCGGAACGCTGTTGCAGAATCCCGGCCGCCAGGTTGTGGGCCAGACGGTCCTGGCCGACCTCGCGTTCGGCCTGGAGAACCGGGGCAGGCCGGCGAGTGAAATTCACGATCGTATCCATCGGACTGCCGAGCGACTCGGCATCACCGAATCCCTGCTGGCCGCGAACTCTCACGAATTGTCTGGCGGCCAGCTACAACTCGTGGCCTTCGCAGGTGTCCTGGTGATGGACCCTCGGCTCATCATCGTCGACGAACCACTGGCGAACCTGGACACCGAGGCCGCCGACAGGGTTCTGCGGGCGCTGCGCGACTACGTCGATGCCGGTGGGTCAGCGATCGTCATCGAACATCGCCTCGACCATGTCGTGCCGATTGCACCGGACAACGTCGTGTATCTGGACCGGGGCACCATCACCTACTCCGGTGGGCTGGACGGCTTCCTGTCGTCGGCGGATCCGGCCGCGGTGAAACTACCGTTCGATACGTTGCGCGCCCGCGCCGATATCCTGGCCGCCCAACCCTCGCCCGCGCCGCGCGCCGTGACGGGTTCACGGCTGCGCTATTCGAATGCCGATATCGGTTATGACACAAGCACAGTCGTAGCCGACGCTAACCTCGATCTGCTTGCCGGTCAGCGCGTCGCCATCCTGGGCCGCAACGGGGCGGGCAAGTCGACGCTGCTGCGTGCCGCAGTCGGCCTGGCGGACGTCACCGCCGGTAGCATCGAGCTCGAGCAGCGGCCGGTGCAGAGCTACTCGGCTAAAGAGCTCGCTGCGTTGTGCGGCTACCTTTTCCAGAATCCGACCCAGGCCCTGTTCGCCGGCACTGTCGCCGAGGAGTTGGCATTCGGGCCGCGAAACCTCGGTGTCGACCCGGGCGAGATCGAGGGCATCGGTCTGCGTGCGCTGCAGGCTGTCGGCCTCGTCGACGAACCCGATGTGATGACGCGGGTGCCTAGGACCCTGTCGTTCGGGCAGCAACGCCGACTGGCCCTTGCGCTTGCTCTCACGCTGAGCCCGAAGTGCCTGATCCTCGACGAGCCGACCGCGGGCCAGGACGAGGCGTCAGCTTCGCATTTCCTGGACTCGATCCTGGAGCTTCCCGGTGTGGACAGCGTCTACTGCATCACCCACGATGTCGATCTGGCGCTGTGGCGTTGCGACCGGGTGATCGTCGTCGACGGCGGCAAGGTCATCGCCGACGGCTCCTCCCATGACGTCCTCCACGACACGTCCCTGTGGGACACCGGCTCGGGTGATCCTGGCCGAGCGGTGTTGCAGGAGACCGACTTTGTTCGCGCCGCACGAGCGGCAACCACGGGCGAGCGATGTATCCCGTCGCCGAATGACCTTGCCCGACAACTCAGCGCGGTCCCCTGACCACTGAATCCAGCCCGTCACCCACACCAACAGAAGAGGAATCATGACCATCAACAGCGCAGCACCCGCCAAGCCCTGGACCGTGACGTCCCGAACCATCGTGTTCGGTGCGGTCGGCGCCGCCCTGTACGGGGCCCTGGGCGTCTTCAGCTTCATCGTTCCCGGAACCGCCAACGTGGCCCTCCGTCCGGCACTGGCGATCATCCCGTTCGTCGGGCTTCGATTCGGTCCTGTCGCCGGGTTCTTCACCGGGCTCGTCGGCAACGCGATCGTCGATCAGATTCAGGGGTTCGGCTTCTTGACCTATTGGAACTGGAGCCTGGCCAACGGCCTGGTCGGTCTGATCGCGGGGCTGTTGGCCTACTACACCCGCGAACCCGAGAAGGAGTCGCGCCGGATCGTCCGGGTCGAGGTGATCGTCGCCGTCGCTGTGATCCTCGGTCTGCTGTTCACGATCACTGACATCTTCCTCGGCAACACGCTGGTCTACTGGTTCACCGCGGCCTACCTGCCTGCCCTGCTCAGCAGCGGTCTGGCGTCACTGGTACTCGTTCCGGTCCTCGACAAAGCCTGGCAGCCCCTGGCCAACCGTGCCGGTCGCTGATGGAGGCCCCGCGCTACCTTGCGGGAAACTCGTTTCTCGGCCGGCGTGATCCGCGCGTCCTGATCCTGGTACCCGCGCTCACGGTGCTCATCGTCGCGCAGATCCAGGACCTGCGGCTGATGGCCGTCGCCGTCGTCCTGGCACTCGGGTACTACGTTGCGGCGCGGATACCGTTCCACGAGGTCCGGGCCAACTGGGGTTTCGTCGCGGTCTTCGTGTTGTTGCTGGCCGGGGCGAACGGATTGATCGTCGGCGCACAGCAGTACCGCGACGGAGTCACGACGCTGTTCACCATCCCGGTCATCAATCTGTCCGTGACGACCGCCTCGGTGGCCTACACCGTCACAATGTTGTTGCGATTCATGGCAATAGCGGCGACCGGGTTCCCGCTGGCGTTCGCCGTGCGGCCCGGGGACCTGGCCGTTGCCTTCGCCCGACTCGGGGTGCCCGACCGCTTCGCCTACGGTCTCGATCTGACGTTCCGCTTCATCCCGACAGTCTCGGCGAACCTGCGCGAAACAGTTTCTGCGCAACGACTCCGAGGTTACGAGGTGGCCCAGACGCGTAATCCGGTGCGGCGCCTCAACCAGATGCGCCCTGTGCTGGTACCGGTGACGGTCAGCGCATTCGTCGACGCGGAGGACGTTGCCGACGCGCTCGATCTGCGCGGATTCGGAACCGCGCCGCGTACCTGGTTGCGCACCTTGAGATTCAACGCCGCCGATTGGGCTGTGCTCGTATTCGTCCTGGTGCTGGCGATCGGTGCGACGGTGGCGTCCCTGACCGGCCGGATGCCCGGGTTGTGGACCGGATGAGTTCTGGGCATATCAGGCTGCACACCGCACCGTGGTTGTTCGCGGGCACCGGTGTGGTTGTCCGCCGCGGCGCCGTCGCCGTCGACGGCGGCACCATCGTGGAGGTGGGCCCACTGGACGATGTGCGGCGCCTGCTTCCGGCGGCGACGGTGGTGGAGTGGCCCGGTGTGTTGATCCCCGGGTTGGTCAACGCCCACACCCATCTGCAGTACAGCGGGATGGCCGACCTCGGCAAGGTCAAGTACGACTCCTTCGAAACGTGGTCGGAGGCCTTCGAGGAGGAGTACCTGCGCCGCTCGGACTGGCGCGAGGGCGCATACGCCGGCGCGCAGCTGCTCCTGGCGAACGGGACGACGGCGGCGGGTGATGTGGTCACGCACGTCGAGGCCCTGGATGCGCTGCACACCGCGGGAGTGCACGGCATCGCTTATTGGGAGGTGATGGCCTGGCACGAAGCCGACTGGTTCGACCACGGCCGGGATCAGGTGATCGAGGTGTTGCGACACGGCGAGGTGCACCAGGTGGGTTTGTCACCGCACGCGCCGTATTCGTTGGACACCGAGGTGTTGCGCGACCTGGGGCTTCTGGCACGCCAGTACGGGTTGCGAACCCACGTCCATCTGGCCGAATCGGCATTCGAACACGACTTCGTCGCCACCGGATCGGGGCCGCTTGCCGAGCAGTGGCGGGACTGGGGATTCGCCGAGTTCGCCCTGCTGCGCCAAGGCGGATCCGCACGCCGCCCGGTGCAGTACGCGGAGGATCTGGGTGTTCTGGGGCCGGGCACCCACATCGCCCACGGCGTGTACGTCGACGCTGAGGACAGGGCACGGTTGCGGCAGACATCCACCGTCGTGGCGCTGTGCCCTCGGTCCAACGCCGTCATCGGCCTGGACGAACCACCGGTCGCGGCCTATCTGCGGGAGGGCAACGCGATCGCGGTCGGTACCGATTCGTTGGCGTCGAGCCCGTCACTGGACGTGCTCGACGATCTCGCTGAGCTGCACCGAATCGCCAGGGCGCAGGGCTACGCGGGCGACGATCTCCATGCCCGCCTGCTCGAGGCGGCCACCGCCGGGGGTGCCGGCGCGCTGGGGATGGCCGACCGGTTCGGCACTCTGGAACCCGGCCGACTCGCCGACTTCACGATCCTGGGCATCGACGCGCACACCGGCGCCGACGCCCTGGCCGAAATCGTGGAAAGCGGTGCGGGCAAGACGATTGCGACGGTCATCGGAGGTGAGACCCGCTTCTCCCGGTGACGCACTGTCGCTAATCCTCGAGATTTCCCCGACCCGACACCGCTACGGTGATGCCATGACGGTGCGGGTGGTGCTCGTCGATGACCACGAAATGGTCATCGAGGGTCTCAAGGCGATGCTCACGCCGTTCGCCGAACGGGTCGCGGTGGTCGGCGAGGCAGTCGGTGCGGAGAAGGCGATGGCGGTGATCGCCGAGCTGCATCCCGACATCGTGCTCTGCGATGTCCGCATGCAGGGCGCCAGCGGCCTGGACCTCTGCCGCGAGATCCGCGAGCGCGACCCCGGGCAGAAGGTGATCCTGCTGTCGGTCTACGACGACGAGCAGTATCTGTTCCAGGCCATGCGGGTGGGTGCCTCTGGCTATTTGCTCAAGGGCATCAGCAGCGACGAACTGGTGCGCCAGCTCGAGGGTGTGCACGCCGGGTCGACGGCCATCGACGCCGGCCTGGCCGCCCGTGCCGCCGAGACGGCGGCCCGGCTGCAGAGCGACCAGTTCTGGCCCGGCGCACGCCACGGCCTGACCCAGCGGGAAAGTGAGATCCTCTCGCTGGTGGTGACGGGACTGTCCAACCGCGGTATCGCCTCCAAGCTGGTGATCGGCGAGGAGACCGTCAAAACCCATCTCAGCTCCATCTACCGCAAGTTCGGCGTCAGCGATCGAACCAGTGCCGCGGCAACAGCGTTGCGCGAGGGCATCTTTCAATGAACACCCCCCGCGGCGTGAGCCCGCACGCGATGCACAGCCTGGTCGATGCCGACCGCGAGGTGGCCCTGCTGCTCGACATCATCGCCGCGACGTCCTCGGGTCCCGGGGTTGAACCAATGGCCGCGGCGGTGGCCCAGATGATCACGGCGGCAACGGCTTCCGACGTCTGTTTCGTGCACGTGCTCGACGACACCGACCGCTCGCTGACGCTGGCCGGTGCCACCCCGCCGTTCGACGAGCAAGTGGGACTGGTTCGGCTGCCCCTGGGTTCGGGGGTCTCGGGCTGGGTGGCCAGCCATCGTGAGCCGGTGGTGATCGTCAGCGACAAGGAGGCCGATCCGCGCTACGTGCCGATCGCGGCCCTGCGCGGCAAGGACTTCACCTCGATGGCGTCGGTGCCGATGGAAACCGAGCCGGGCGGCCTCGTCGGGGTGCTCAACGTGCACAACATCGAGCGTCGCGACTTCACCCCGCGTGATATCGAGCTGCTGCTGATCATCGGCAGGCTCATCGCCGGTGCGCTGCACCAGGCCCGGCTGCACCGCCAGCTATCCGCCCGCGAACGCGCACACGAGAACTTCGCGGAGCAGGTGATCGCCGCCCAGGAAAGCGAGCGCCGCCGGCTGGCCGGCGATATCCACGACGGCATCTCCCAGCGGCTCGTCGGCCTGAGCTACCGACTCGATGCCGCCGCGCGCGCCGTCGACGACGGCGACCAGCCGGCTGCCGCCGAGCAACTGGAAAAGGCCCGGGATCTGGTCGATCTCACCTTGGCCGAGGCGCGCTCGGCGATCAGCGGTCTGCGCCCGCCGGTGCTCGACGATCTCGGCCTGGTCGGTGGGCTGGCGAGCCTGGCCGCCTCCATCCCGGAGGTGGACCTGGAGTTGCACCTGGCCGACGAGCGGCTGCCCGAGCACATCGAGGTGGCGGTGTATCGCATTGCCCAGGAATGCTTCCAGAACGTCGTCAAGCATTCCCGGGCGCTGGTCGCCACCGTCACGTTCACCGTCGCCGACGGGGTGGCCCGGCTCGAGGTCGTCGACAACGGGGTGGGGTTCGAGGCCGGGCCGGTGTCGTCCTCCGGCGGCTACGGCATGTTGTCGATGGCCGAGCGTGCCGAATTGGTCGGCGGCTCGGTGAAGGTACGGTCGCGCCCCGGCGCGGGCACCACCGTGACGGTGAGCATTCCGGTCGACGGCTAGCGCCGAGATCGACGAAATGGCGCGATCCTCTCGCACTTTCGCGCCCGTTTGTGGGTTTGGGCGAGAACGGGGCTAGCGGCGCAGCGTCTCCGAAGGTGCTTCGCCCCAACGCTTTCGGTATTCGACGGCGAAACTGCCGAGGTGGTTGAAACCCCACCGCTCGGCGACCTGGGTCACCGTCACGCCGTCGGCGGGGATGGCGTCGGTGAGTTCCTCGTGCACCCGCTCGAGCCGGCGCTCCCGCACATAGGTCATCGGCGTCATGCCCAGCTCCTCGCGAAAGCCCTGCTGGATGGATCGCACGCTCATGTGCACGGCCTTGGCCACGGCTTCCATCGTGATGCGTTCGGCGAGATGGTCCTCGATGAAGTTCATGGCGTTCTGCACCACCGCGCGGCGCTGATCCGGCGGGGCCGGGGCGAGGAACTCGGCATAGTAATTCGACGGCTGCAGGTGCAGCAGGCTGCTGATGACGAACTCCTCGACGGCGCCGATACCCTGCCCGCGCTGGATCAGTGAGCCCTCGTGGAACACCTCGGTGTGGATCAACTGCACGGCGGCGTGCCAGCGCATGGCGGCCTCGGTGGCCATGTCGAATTCGGGTTCGAAGATCAGCGGGCGGTCCATGCCGCGGCCGAGCAGCCGGGTCAGATGTGCGGCCAGGGCCCGCTCCTCGATGCGGACGATCAGCTGTGGCGAGTCGTGGTCGAACGCCATCCGCAGCGATGCGCCGGGACTGCTGACCACCGAGCAGATTGTGTTGGCCTCGAAGGTCTTTCCGCGATGCTCGGCGAGCGCACGCCCGTTCATCGGCATGTGCACCGCGTAGTGCGGGCCCAGCATGGGGATGTCGACCGCCGCCGCGACGTGCAGGTCGAGATAGAGCAGGCTGACGTTGCGCAGCCGCACCCCGTGCATGGTGGCGGCGAAACCCGGGATTTCGTCGGGACCGACCGTCAGATTCAGCGGCCCCAACGTCTTGGCGATGAGCCTCGCCGCCGACTTCACGTCCTCGGTGTAGAAGATCTCATTGTTTGCCAGCGCCGGTGGCACACCCCGCGACCGGACCTTGCGGCGGACCGGGTTGCTGGTGCGCCGGACGTCGATGTAGCCCAGTCTGGTGAGCCGCGACATCAACGCCCGCCGTGCTCTGAATCCCGAGGCAGGTCGGCCGACACAAATTTGCTTGCATTCGGCACGTCCAGCCCCCTAAACATCGGCGTCGCTTCAACGCGGTCAATTCTTCGCAATCCTGACAGCCACTGCGCGAAAGCGATAGGCACAACAGTCCCATAGGTCTACTTTTGTGATTGAAGCCACACCTGCCGTAGGTGTGCCGTGGGTGGCTCTCCAGGAGGTTTGCATGACGGCTAACGGTCAGGCAGTGGCGGTCACCCCCGCGGATTCGGTTCGGGACCGGTTGGACGACCCCAGGGTCGCCGAGGCCCTCAACACCCTGCTTGATCATGCCGATGTGCTTGCTGTGCTGGTCAGCGGCTTGGACGGTCTGGTCCGGCGCGGCGACACGATCACCGAGAGTGTTTCCTCGGCGGTCTCCGAGTTCCGCGGCGCCTCGGTGGCCGCCGGAATCCCCGGCGCAGCGGCGTTCAAGGGTGTCGACCTGCAAAGCCTGGCCACCAGCCTGGCCACCCTGTCCGGCTCGGTCGTCGGCGCGACGCCCGCGCTGAACACCCTGCTGACCTCCAAGCTCACCGACCCGCAGACCGCGCAGCTGCTCGCCTCGGTGGGCGACGCACTGGTCGACGGAAAGGCCGGCGCCGCCAACCCGCCGAAGGGTCTCTACGGCCTGTACAAGGCCACCAAGGATCCCGACATCGCCCGCGGCCTTGGCTTCCTGCTCGCGGTCGCCAAGTCCTTCGGCCGCCGAGTGGGTCAGTAGTGACCTCGTCGCCCGCCGCCTGTTCGTCCACCGCTCGATCTGTCGTTCATCAGCCCGCGTCGGCCTCGCCCTAGGTCGTCCTTTGAGAGGAGTTCTGCATGGCTTCCGTTCTGTGGTTTCAGGGAGGGGCATGTAGTGGCAACACCATGTCGTTTCTCAACGCCGAGGAACCCAACGTCGTCGACCTCATCGTCGACTTCGGGCTGGACCTGATCTGGCATCCGTCGCTGGGGCTCGAACTGGGCAAGAACGCCCAGAAGGTGTTCTGGGACTGCGCCAAAGGCGACCGTCCGCTGGACATCTTCGTCTTCGAGGGCACCGTCATCGAGGCGCCCAACGGCACCGGCCGGATGGACATGTTCGCCGACCGCCCGATGAAGGACTGGGTGACCGATCTGGCCGGCGCGGCCCAGATTGTGGTGGCCATCGGTGACTGCGCCTGCTGGGGCGGCATTCCCGCGATGGAGCCCAACCCGTCGGCGTCGACCGGTCTGCAGTTCCACAAGCGCGACAAGGGTGGATTCCTCGGACCCGACTTCCGCTCCAAGATGGGTCTGCCCGTCATCAACATCCCCGGCTGCCCGGCGCACCCGGACTGGATCACCCAGATCATCGTGGCGCTGGCCACCGGACGTGCCGGCGACATCGCCCTGGACGAACTGCACCGGCCCGAGACGTTCTTCAAGACGTTCACCCAAACCGGTTGCACCCGTGTCCAATTCTTCGAATACAAGCAGTCGACCATGTCGTTCGGCGAAGGCACCCGCACCGGCTGCCTGTTCTACGAGTTCGGCTGCCGCGGTCCGATGACCCACTCGCCGTGCAACCGCATCCTGTGGAACCGGCAGTCGTCCAAGACGCGTGCCGGTATGCCGTGCCTGGGCTGCACCGAGCCGGAATTCCCACACTTCGACCTGGCTCCGGGAACGCTGTTCAAGACCCAGAAGGTCGGCGGGGTGATCCCCAAGGAAGTGCCGGAGGGATCCGACCACCTCACCTACATGGCTCACGCCGCAGCCGCTCGTATCGCGGCCCCGCAGTGGTCCAAAGAGGACATGTTCGTCGTCTAACACCACCCCGAAAACTTCTTGCGCTCAACCCTTTTGGAGGAACTGCACATGACCGCACTTGACCTGTACGTCAGCCCGCTGGGACGGGTCGAGGGTGACCTCGACGTCCGCGTCACCATCGAGGACGGGGTCGTCACGTCGGCTTGGACCGAGGCCGCGATGTTCCGCGGCTTCGAGATCATCCTCCGGGGCAAGGACCCACAGGCCGGCCTCGTCGTCTGTCCGCGTATCTGCGGGATCTGCGGCGGCAGCCACCTGTACAAGTCCGCCTACGCCCTGGACACCGCCTGGCGCACCCACATGCCGGCCAACGCCACCCTGATCCGCAACATCGCTCAGGCCTGCGAGACCCTGCAATCGATTCCGCGCTACTTCTACGCGCTGTTCGCCATTGACCTGACCAACAAGAACTACGCCAAATCCAAGCTGTACGACGAGGCCGTCCGTCGCTTTGCGCCCTATGTCGGCACCAGCTACCAGAAGGGTGTGGTGCTGTCCAACAAGCCGGTTGAGGTCTACGCCATCTTCGGCGGGCAGTGGCCGCACTCCAGCTTCATGGTGCCCGGTGGGGTGATGTGCGCACCGACGCTGTCGGACGTGACGCGCTCGATCGCGATTCTCGAGCACTGGAAGGACAATTGGCTCGAGGGCGCGTGGCTGGGCTGCAGCATCGACCGCTGGCTGGAGAACAAGACCTGGGAAGATGTGCTGGCCTGGGTGGACGAGAACGAGTCGCACTACAATAGCGACTGCGGTTTCTTCATCCGCTACTGCCTCGACATCGGCCTGGACAAGTACGGCCAGGGGGTGGGCAACTACATCGCCACCGGCACCTACTTCGACCCGACGCTGTATGAGAACCCCACCATCGAGGGCCGCAACGCGGCATTGATCGGCCGCGGTGGCATCTACGCACAGGGCCAGTGGCACGAGTTCGATCAGGCCAACGTCCGCGAGGACACCAGCCACTCCTTCTATCAGGGCAGCAAGCCGCTGCACCCGTTCGAAGGCGAGACCCTCCCGATCGACCCCGAAGAGGGCAGGAAACAAGGCAAGTACAGCTGGGCGAAGTCACCGCGCTACGCCGTCGGCGACCTCGGCACCATCCCACTGGAGGCCGGACCGCTGGCCCGCCGGATGGCTGCGGGCGGCCCCAATGCCGCGCCGCACCAGGACAACGACCCGTTGTTCGTCGACATCCTGAGCAAGATCGGGCCCAGCGTGCTGACCCGGCAGCTGGCCCGCATGCACGAGGGCCCGAAGTACTACAAGTGGGTCAAG
Encoded here:
- a CDS encoding hydrogenase; translation: MASVLWFQGGACSGNTMSFLNAEEPNVVDLIVDFGLDLIWHPSLGLELGKNAQKVFWDCAKGDRPLDIFVFEGTVIEAPNGTGRMDMFADRPMKDWVTDLAGAAQIVVAIGDCACWGGIPAMEPNPSASTGLQFHKRDKGGFLGPDFRSKMGLPVINIPGCPAHPDWITQIIVALATGRAGDIALDELHRPETFFKTFTQTGCTRVQFFEYKQSTMSFGEGTRTGCLFYEFGCRGPMTHSPCNRILWNRQSSKTRAGMPCLGCTEPEFPHFDLAPGTLFKTQKVGGVIPKEVPEGSDHLTYMAHAAAARIAAPQWSKEDMFVV
- a CDS encoding nickel-dependent hydrogenase large subunit; translated protein: MTALDLYVSPLGRVEGDLDVRVTIEDGVVTSAWTEAAMFRGFEIILRGKDPQAGLVVCPRICGICGGSHLYKSAYALDTAWRTHMPANATLIRNIAQACETLQSIPRYFYALFAIDLTNKNYAKSKLYDEAVRRFAPYVGTSYQKGVVLSNKPVEVYAIFGGQWPHSSFMVPGGVMCAPTLSDVTRSIAILEHWKDNWLEGAWLGCSIDRWLENKTWEDVLAWVDENESHYNSDCGFFIRYCLDIGLDKYGQGVGNYIATGTYFDPTLYENPTIEGRNAALIGRGGIYAQGQWHEFDQANVREDTSHSFYQGSKPLHPFEGETLPIDPEEGRKQGKYSWAKSPRYAVGDLGTIPLEAGPLARRMAAGGPNAAPHQDNDPLFVDILSKIGPSVLTRQLARMHEGPKYYKWVKGWLDQLDLKESFYTKPTEYAEGKGFGSTEAARGSLSDWIVIEDNKIKNYQVVTPTAWNIGPRDGNDVLGPIEKALVGSPIVDAEDPVELGHVARSFDSCLVCTVHAYDGKTGKELSKFVINGMV